The Kordia sp. SMS9 genome window below encodes:
- a CDS encoding universal stress protein, translated as MTNILLPTDFSDNAWSAIVYTLKLYQHETCKFYLLNSQKVTSSRMASFSNKLLTTMLENSKKDMLKLKAQVEATNTNSNHEFEVIVSLGDLDDAIESSVLKHKIDLIAMGTKGATGAKGILFGSNTAKIFKKVKNCPILAIPNDYEFNAPKQIAFPSDFNHYCDAKELSYLKKLADLYNSKIRVIHINDKEKLNEKQEGNLNTLKEYLKDYEHSIHIVPSHKSKEISIQDFIDDLNIDILAMVYYSHSFIDSILREPVIKKIAFHLKVPFLVIPE; from the coding sequence ATGACAAATATTCTATTGCCCACTGATTTTTCTGATAATGCCTGGAGCGCTATCGTGTATACATTAAAGCTGTATCAACACGAAACCTGTAAGTTTTACTTATTAAATTCGCAAAAAGTAACATCTTCCCGAATGGCAAGTTTTTCCAATAAATTATTGACAACCATGTTGGAAAACTCCAAAAAAGACATGCTCAAACTCAAAGCACAAGTAGAAGCTACAAACACCAACAGTAATCATGAATTTGAAGTCATTGTTAGTTTGGGCGATTTAGACGATGCTATTGAAAGTTCCGTACTCAAACACAAAATTGACTTGATTGCTATGGGAACCAAAGGTGCTACAGGTGCCAAAGGAATCCTTTTTGGAAGCAATACCGCTAAGATTTTTAAGAAAGTAAAAAACTGTCCAATACTTGCCATTCCTAACGATTACGAATTCAATGCGCCAAAACAAATTGCATTTCCAAGCGATTTCAATCACTACTGTGATGCCAAAGAATTGAGCTATTTAAAAAAGCTGGCAGATTTGTACAACTCCAAAATTAGAGTCATTCATATCAATGATAAAGAAAAACTGAATGAAAAACAGGAAGGCAATCTAAATACGTTAAAAGAATATCTGAAAGACTACGAACACAGTATTCACATCGTTCCAAGTCATAAAAGCAAGGAAATCAGCATCCAAGACTTTATTGATGACCTTAACATTGACATTTTAGCGATGGTATATTATTCGCACAGTTTCATAGACAGCATTTTGCGAGAACCCGTTATTAAAAAGATCGCTTTTCACTTAAAAGTTCCTTTCTTAGTCATTCCAGAGTAA
- a CDS encoding universal stress protein: MKKILLPTDFSENSLNAIRYAVQLFKDQKCNFILLNTYTPVIYHVQYMEVGAAQFGLLDALKEKSQNGLKKVQETIEKEFPNPMHFFSRISAFNMLISEIELLYEENTMDMIIMGTQGASGLKEVLFGSNMIHVLKNSKCPLLAVPSDYTFQKPHEILFPSDYGVDFEKRHVTEIKNIASLFSARVHILHVSNADELTTSQEEHRQKLATHFEGVSHLFHTVHHHDIGTAISEFQSQSRIDFLAMLNNKHSFFENLFFGSKVKRIGLHLNTPFLVIPAKI; the protein is encoded by the coding sequence ATGAAAAAAATACTATTGCCCACCGATTTTTCAGAAAATTCCTTGAATGCTATTCGGTATGCCGTTCAATTATTTAAAGATCAAAAATGTAATTTCATTTTATTAAACACCTATACACCAGTAATTTATCATGTACAATATATGGAAGTTGGTGCTGCGCAATTTGGCTTGCTGGATGCGTTGAAAGAAAAGTCGCAAAATGGCTTGAAAAAGGTTCAGGAAACGATTGAAAAAGAATTTCCAAATCCGATGCACTTTTTCTCTCGAATCTCTGCATTCAATATGTTGATCTCAGAAATTGAACTTCTGTATGAGGAAAACACAATGGATATGATCATCATGGGAACGCAAGGTGCTTCTGGATTAAAAGAAGTACTATTTGGCTCCAACATGATTCATGTATTAAAAAACAGTAAATGTCCGTTGCTCGCTGTACCAAGTGATTATACATTTCAAAAACCACACGAAATCTTGTTTCCTTCTGATTATGGCGTTGATTTTGAAAAAAGACATGTCACAGAAATAAAAAATATCGCTTCCTTATTTTCGGCACGTGTACACATTTTACATGTCTCTAATGCAGACGAATTGACCACTTCGCAAGAAGAACACAGGCAAAAACTTGCAACACATTTTGAAGGTGTTTCACACTTATTTCATACTGTACATCATCACGACATTGGAACAGCGATTTCGGAATTTCAATCACAATCGCGCATTGACTTTTTAGCCATGCTAAATAACAAACACTCGTTTTTTGAAAACTTATTTTTTGGTTCCAAAGTAAAACGAATTGGATTGCACTTAAACACTCCGTTTTTAGTAATTCCAGCAAAAATATAA
- a CDS encoding universal stress protein, protein MKNILLPTDFSQNSWNAIEYALRFLESAMCNFYVLHVNEKAENDTKAKFDELHKRIAITFPTQQNHHFFTIIHTNSFVESVREEVDEKKIDMIIMGAKGLTSKQSHVIGNYAENVITRVKCKLLIIPENATYKVFDEVAFPTDFSLASDIQTLAPIATILDKKNTSLRVLHINKVTNHLNQHQQANKALLEDFLDGRKYSFHFLSNDHIETAVENFTERKDIDLMIMAAKNLNYFKQILFHSNVDHISYHRNIPFLILHE, encoded by the coding sequence ATGAAAAATATATTATTACCAACAGATTTCTCCCAAAACTCGTGGAACGCAATTGAGTATGCATTGCGTTTTTTAGAATCTGCCATGTGTAATTTTTATGTCTTACATGTAAACGAAAAAGCAGAAAACGATACCAAAGCTAAGTTTGACGAACTCCACAAACGTATTGCTATAACGTTCCCAACACAACAAAATCATCATTTTTTCACCATCATTCACACAAACTCATTTGTAGAATCAGTTCGCGAAGAAGTAGACGAAAAAAAGATTGATATGATCATTATGGGCGCCAAAGGCTTGACAAGTAAACAATCGCATGTTATCGGAAATTATGCTGAAAACGTAATTACAAGAGTCAAATGCAAACTCCTCATCATTCCAGAAAATGCTACCTATAAAGTTTTTGATGAAGTTGCTTTCCCAACAGATTTCAGCTTGGCATCCGACATTCAAACCTTAGCACCAATTGCTACCATTTTAGACAAAAAAAACACCTCACTTCGAGTGTTACACATCAACAAAGTTACCAACCATTTGAACCAACATCAACAAGCAAACAAAGCCTTGTTGGAAGATTTTTTAGATGGTCGCAAATATAGTTTTCACTTTCTGTCGAATGATCATATAGAAACTGCTGTCGAAAATTTCACAGAACGAAAAGACATTGATTTGATGATTATGGCGGCAAAAAACTTAAACTATTTCAAGCAAATTTTATTTCACTCCAATGTAGATCATATCAGCTATCATCGAAATATACCGTTTTTAATTCTTCATGAATGA
- a CDS encoding response regulator — MKRVLLIEDDTILRENTAELLELANYEVITAPNGKKGVESALQHTPDIIVCDIMMPELDGYGVLETLSAKDATKYIPFIFLSAKTERQDIRRGMDLGADDYITKPFEEEELTSAIESRIAKAAILKDERENRSLKEEEHQLRNLNDLKNFFDDNGTIFNFSKDATIYEEGQSSNYIYLIIKGVVKCHKFDEQGKELTTALHKDDDLFGYTSFTQNMPYQETATAMKDTEVVGLSKSELIDVLDKNHKVTLELIQLLTDNISGIKDQLLQMAYSSVHRKTATTILKFADKLNRHPNDPIKISRNDLASVAGIATETLIRTLSRFKKEGIIEIEGRNIKIVDYKQLQEMY, encoded by the coding sequence ATGAAAAGAGTATTACTAATTGAAGACGATACCATCTTACGAGAAAATACAGCTGAATTATTAGAACTTGCCAACTATGAAGTCATCACTGCACCCAATGGAAAAAAAGGTGTAGAAAGTGCTTTACAGCATACACCAGATATTATTGTGTGCGACATAATGATGCCCGAACTAGATGGATATGGTGTGTTGGAAACATTATCTGCCAAAGACGCTACGAAGTATATTCCGTTTATATTTTTATCTGCAAAAACAGAGCGACAAGATATTCGCAGAGGCATGGACTTGGGCGCAGACGATTATATTACCAAACCGTTTGAAGAAGAAGAACTCACAAGCGCTATAGAGAGTCGCATTGCAAAAGCTGCCATTTTAAAAGACGAACGTGAAAATCGATCGCTAAAAGAAGAAGAGCATCAATTGCGAAATCTGAATGACTTGAAGAACTTTTTTGATGATAATGGTACAATTTTCAACTTTTCAAAAGATGCTACTATTTATGAAGAAGGCCAAAGCTCTAATTATATCTATTTGATTATCAAAGGTGTGGTAAAATGTCACAAATTTGACGAACAAGGAAAAGAACTCACGACAGCATTGCACAAAGACGATGATTTATTCGGATATACATCATTTACACAGAATATGCCGTATCAAGAAACAGCAACCGCAATGAAAGACACGGAAGTTGTGGGACTTTCCAAAAGTGAATTGATTGATGTTTTGGACAAAAACCATAAAGTAACTTTAGAATTAATTCAATTATTAACCGATAATATTTCGGGCATCAAAGATCAGTTGCTGCAAATGGCATACAGTTCGGTACACAGAAAAACAGCGACCACGATTTTAAAATTTGCAGATAAACTCAATCGCCATCCAAACGATCCAATCAAAATTTCACGAAACGATTTGGCAAGTGTTGCCGGAATTGCTACTGAAACGCTCATCCGAACACTTTCACGCTTCAAAAAAGAAGGCATCATTGAAATTGAAGGAAGAAACATCAAAATTGTAGACTATAAGCAATTGCAGGAAATGTATTAA
- a CDS encoding PAS domain-containing sensor histidine kinase, whose protein sequence is MFRQEKDIFNILLDAVSEGVIVVNTQQKIIDVNKSAANMFGYQREELIDKSIETLIPSKYHKGHSAHFDGFMKQRESRQMGHGRDLYGARKDGSTFPVEAGLNPFTVQDSHYVMALVIDISVRKQQEEKIQELYEDLEQKVIQRTQELSKSIAKLEAENILRIQAEEEARIALKKEQELNELKTKFLSLVSHEFKTPLSSILTSSMLLGKYKLTEQQTKRDRHIQIISDKVHYLNNILNDFLSVEKLEKGKVNYKLSTFKVSKVVNEVVYNANMLLKDGQQINYPEDIDGFSLYQDEKIVELALSNLVNNAIKYSSENTIIDILITQDITTTTFKIKDNGIGIPEKEQKNIFNRYFRAENALLVQGTGIGLNIVKSHLENLNGSISFESAENKGSIFTINIPNKATTDEKSITN, encoded by the coding sequence ATGTTCCGACAAGAAAAAGATATATTCAATATTCTTTTAGATGCTGTATCTGAAGGAGTTATCGTTGTAAATACGCAACAAAAAATCATAGATGTCAACAAATCGGCAGCAAACATGTTTGGCTACCAACGTGAAGAATTGATTGATAAATCGATTGAAACCCTAATTCCGTCAAAATACCATAAAGGGCACAGCGCACATTTTGATGGTTTTATGAAACAGCGCGAAAGTCGCCAAATGGGACACGGACGCGATTTATACGGTGCTCGAAAAGATGGCAGCACGTTTCCTGTAGAGGCTGGTTTAAATCCGTTTACGGTACAAGATTCACATTATGTAATGGCGCTTGTCATTGATATTTCTGTGCGAAAGCAACAAGAGGAAAAAATTCAAGAGTTGTATGAAGACTTAGAACAAAAAGTAATACAACGCACACAAGAATTAAGCAAAAGTATTGCCAAGCTTGAAGCTGAAAATATACTGAGAATTCAAGCAGAAGAAGAAGCCAGAATTGCACTGAAAAAAGAACAAGAACTTAACGAGCTGAAAACAAAGTTTTTATCCTTGGTTTCACACGAATTCAAAACACCGTTGAGTAGTATTTTAACGTCTTCCATGTTGTTGGGAAAATACAAATTGACCGAACAACAAACCAAACGAGATCGCCATATCCAAATCATTTCTGACAAAGTTCATTACCTAAATAATATTTTGAACGATTTCTTATCGGTTGAAAAACTAGAAAAAGGAAAAGTAAATTACAAACTAAGTACGTTCAAAGTGAGCAAAGTGGTCAACGAAGTTGTGTACAACGCCAATATGTTATTAAAAGACGGACAACAAATTAATTATCCAGAAGATATTGACGGTTTTTCGTTGTATCAAGATGAAAAAATTGTTGAATTGGCATTGTCAAACCTAGTGAACAACGCCATTAAATATTCTTCTGAAAATACCATTATTGACATTCTAATTACACAGGATATTACCACTACAACGTTTAAAATAAAAGACAATGGTATTGGAATTCCAGAAAAAGAACAAAAAAACATTTTCAATCGTTATTTTAGAGCTGAAAATGCATTGTTAGTTCAGGGAACAGGCATTGGATTGAATATTGTTAAAAGTCATTTAGAAAACTTAAACGGAAGTATTTCTTTTGAAAGTGCCGAAAATAAAGGCTCCATATTTACAATTAACATACCGAATAAAGCAACCACAGATGAAAAGAGTATTACTAATTGA
- a CDS encoding LytTR family DNA-binding domain-containing protein codes for MKIKTLIIDDEIAIRNDLKTLLQEHFSETVSVIGEASNVAEGIAQIKTLKPDVILLDIHLGDGTGFEILAEIPNKDFNIIFVTGFDNNAIKAIKVGALDYILKPVDEDEFVIAIEKAIALKNEGNHLDKLIEVSQDFFEGVKEKRVILKTSDAVYAVYEKDILYCRSEGNYTTFYTQQLEKIMISKPMKKVEELLSPELFIRCHQSYIVNKKHVLKYDKNGVLIVHIDIKIPVSSRRKEYTLEKIFS; via the coding sequence ATGAAAATTAAAACGCTTATCATTGACGACGAAATTGCCATCCGCAATGACTTAAAAACGCTCTTACAAGAACATTTTAGCGAAACTGTTTCGGTTATAGGAGAAGCTTCCAATGTTGCGGAAGGAATTGCACAAATAAAAACACTCAAACCCGATGTAATTCTACTTGACATTCACTTAGGTGATGGAACAGGTTTTGAAATTTTGGCGGAAATTCCGAATAAAGACTTCAATATAATTTTCGTTACCGGATTTGACAATAACGCCATCAAAGCCATTAAAGTTGGTGCGTTGGATTATATTTTAAAACCCGTAGACGAAGACGAATTTGTAATAGCCATCGAAAAAGCCATTGCGCTTAAAAATGAAGGAAATCATTTGGACAAACTCATTGAGGTTTCACAAGACTTTTTTGAAGGTGTCAAAGAAAAAAGAGTCATTCTAAAAACGTCCGACGCTGTGTATGCCGTGTACGAAAAAGATATTTTATACTGCCGCTCAGAAGGAAATTACACCACATTTTACACACAACAACTCGAAAAAATAATGATTTCAAAACCGATGAAAAAGGTGGAAGAATTGTTGTCGCCAGAATTGTTTATTCGCTGTCATCAATCCTATATTGTGAATAAAAAACATGTGTTAAAGTATGACAAAAATGGTGTGCTTATTGTGCATATTGACATCAAAATCCCTGTGTCTAGTCGCAGAAAAGAATACACACTTGAAAAAATATTCAGCTAA
- a CDS encoding histidine kinase has translation MSKVFPCIFVLITLFACQKAVNTTEITQKVISLQAKAQHTTLDSTAYFLKKAAILLQKYPFISDSLQAENTFAFGTYYRAKNEMDSAATYFYNTTKILQHTKVDSRHFYVYYVAFETFKNQGKYGDCMALVEAFKEKINLEKDPLNAGYYHFFLEEIYKGTFQFEKALKANEKRIEIIAKHPELALTNHQELLNRYRILDNLNRSEEAVNILDALIKKDSLLTYDLKRQVYSARGIYDFYQNDLKRAIYHYKKSLENVKRLTVFDKNELLANSYSNIAEAYIIEKEFAKAQQYLDSAKGQNFEQLPTDYQRNILTYQLRLANEQNEATATVEAELDRLLDHQNNAYRKKYESELLALKTAAAKEKLLFQQQRNTELKNIRLRNGLFLVFSMLFLIVFGGILYYRTKKLRFQRQHLQMQQRLLRSQMNPHFTSNVLYSIQNTIKHSKEEAKKHLLKFSRLLRIILENSTQNYIQFDKEIDALKKYMDFQLLRFPKKFHYEFHYENMHEDELIFIPPMLLQPFIENSIEHGFSNIDYTGLITLRFTKKETFILCEISDNGSGFSKDKNTFKNSTSIQLIQNFIKKATRKEISISTNTTANTGVLITLAIPYKLSDEN, from the coding sequence ATGTCAAAAGTCTTTCCATGTATTTTCGTACTCATAACGCTGTTTGCTTGTCAGAAAGCGGTAAACACTACAGAAATTACTCAAAAAGTGATTTCGCTTCAAGCAAAAGCGCAACATACCACGCTTGATTCTACTGCATATTTCCTTAAAAAAGCAGCGATATTACTTCAGAAATATCCTTTTATTTCCGATTCGCTTCAAGCGGAAAACACATTTGCGTTTGGAACCTATTATCGGGCTAAAAATGAAATGGATAGTGCAGCTACTTATTTTTATAATACGACAAAAATTTTGCAACATACGAAAGTAGATTCAAGACATTTTTACGTTTACTATGTTGCGTTTGAAACTTTTAAAAATCAAGGGAAATATGGCGATTGCATGGCATTGGTAGAGGCCTTTAAGGAAAAAATAAATCTAGAAAAAGATCCGTTAAATGCTGGGTATTACCATTTCTTTTTGGAAGAAATTTACAAAGGAACGTTTCAGTTTGAAAAAGCACTAAAAGCCAATGAGAAACGCATTGAAATTATTGCAAAACATCCTGAATTAGCATTGACCAATCATCAAGAATTGCTGAATCGCTATCGTATTTTAGACAATTTGAACCGTTCCGAAGAAGCTGTCAATATTTTGGATGCTCTTATCAAAAAAGATTCGCTATTAACGTATGATTTGAAGCGACAAGTATATTCGGCACGCGGTATTTATGATTTTTATCAGAACGATTTGAAACGTGCCATTTACCACTATAAAAAATCACTTGAAAATGTAAAACGCTTGACCGTTTTTGATAAAAATGAACTTTTAGCCAATAGTTATTCGAACATCGCAGAAGCGTATATTATTGAAAAAGAGTTTGCCAAAGCACAACAATATTTAGATTCTGCCAAAGGGCAAAATTTTGAGCAATTACCAACCGATTATCAACGAAACATTTTAACATACCAACTTCGTTTGGCAAACGAACAAAACGAAGCTACCGCTACTGTAGAAGCGGAATTAGATCGTTTGTTGGACCATCAAAACAACGCGTATCGCAAAAAATACGAATCTGAATTGTTAGCACTAAAAACAGCCGCAGCCAAAGAAAAATTGTTGTTTCAACAGCAACGAAATACCGAATTGAAAAACATACGTTTGCGCAATGGTTTATTTTTAGTATTCAGTATGTTATTTTTAATTGTTTTTGGTGGAATTCTTTATTATCGCACTAAAAAACTCCGTTTTCAAAGACAACATTTGCAAATGCAACAACGGTTGTTACGCAGTCAAATGAATCCGCATTTTACGTCGAACGTCCTCTACTCCATTCAAAATACGATCAAACACAGCAAAGAAGAAGCAAAAAAACATTTGCTTAAATTTTCGCGATTGTTGCGTATAATCTTAGAAAATTCTACTCAAAACTATATTCAGTTTGACAAAGAAATTGATGCGCTCAAAAAGTATATGGACTTTCAATTATTGCGCTTCCCTAAAAAATTTCACTATGAATTTCACTATGAAAACATGCACGAAGACGAATTGATTTTTATTCCGCCCATGTTGTTACAACCGTTTATTGAAAACAGCATCGAACACGGTTTTTCAAACATTGATTATACAGGTCTGATCACACTTCGTTTCACCAAAAAAGAAACTTTTATTCTTTGTGAAATTAGTGATAATGGCAGCGGTTTTTCCAAAGATAAAAACACCTTCAAAAACTCCACTTCTATTCAGTTAATTCAAAATTTTATAAAAAAAGCGACCAGAAAAGAAATCTCAATTTCAACAAATACCACCGCAAACACAGGAGTTTTAATTACCTTAGCAATCCCTTACAAACTTTCCGATGAAAATTAA
- a CDS encoding M28 family peptidase: MKKLLSLALLAIIGCGTNQKTAQEKAVKNLDPIPYANTITEAELKTHLYTYASDEFEGRDTGEPGQKKAVAYLRDEYKNLEIPAAQKDGNYFQNVPLQKGSNLQADLTINGKEYIFEDDFLSFQAQMNGTVSFSEIVYVGYGIDDENYSDYENIDVAGKIVMFKIGEPENKDGTFVLTGTEENSKWGNIRQGAAAKMSVAKERKAKGVLYFVGDLYERYKMQAAYMKKRSRISLKDKKDPFFYYVVNEKLATDVHADIAKDATPARMKVDAAIVNKDKTNDVESENVVAIIEGDEKPNEYIVISAHLDHEGVKNGEVYNGADDDGSGTVAILEIAEAFKQAQKEGNGPKRSVVFLHVTGEEKGLLGSRYYTNNPIFPLENTVSNLNIDMIGRIDPKRTEGERNYIYLIGSDKLSTELHNVSEEVNKKYTNIELDYTYNDENDPNRYYYRSDHYNFAKNGIPVIFYFNGTHDDYHKPTDTVEKINYDLLTNRTRLVFHTAWELANREQRITVDKATETK; encoded by the coding sequence ATGAAAAAACTCCTATCATTAGCACTTTTGGCTATTATTGGATGTGGCACAAATCAAAAAACTGCACAAGAAAAGGCAGTCAAAAACTTAGATCCTATTCCCTACGCCAACACCATTACAGAAGCCGAACTGAAAACACATTTGTATACGTATGCTTCTGATGAATTTGAAGGAAGAGATACTGGCGAACCTGGACAGAAGAAAGCAGTAGCATATTTGAGAGACGAATATAAAAACTTGGAAATTCCCGCAGCACAAAAAGACGGAAACTATTTTCAAAATGTGCCTTTACAAAAAGGAAGCAACTTACAGGCAGACTTGACTATAAATGGCAAAGAATACATATTTGAAGATGACTTTTTATCATTTCAAGCACAAATGAATGGAACGGTTTCTTTTTCAGAAATTGTGTATGTAGGCTATGGAATTGATGATGAAAACTATTCTGATTACGAAAACATAGACGTAGCAGGAAAAATTGTGATGTTTAAAATTGGAGAACCTGAAAATAAAGACGGTACCTTCGTTTTAACAGGAACGGAAGAAAATTCTAAATGGGGAAACATCCGACAAGGAGCGGCAGCCAAAATGAGTGTTGCTAAAGAACGCAAAGCCAAAGGTGTATTATACTTTGTGGGCGATTTGTACGAACGCTACAAAATGCAAGCTGCATACATGAAAAAGCGAAGCAGAATTTCTTTAAAGGATAAAAAAGATCCGTTCTTTTATTATGTAGTTAATGAAAAACTAGCCACAGATGTACATGCTGATATTGCCAAAGATGCAACGCCTGCTAGGATGAAGGTTGATGCGGCAATCGTAAATAAAGACAAAACAAATGATGTGGAATCTGAGAATGTTGTCGCAATCATAGAAGGAGACGAAAAGCCCAATGAATACATTGTAATTTCTGCACATTTAGATCATGAAGGTGTAAAAAATGGAGAAGTTTATAATGGAGCTGACGATGACGGTTCGGGAACAGTGGCGATTTTGGAAATTGCGGAAGCTTTTAAACAAGCACAAAAAGAAGGAAACGGTCCAAAACGTTCTGTCGTGTTTTTGCATGTGACGGGAGAAGAAAAAGGATTGTTAGGATCGAGATATTATACCAATAATCCTATATTTCCTTTAGAAAATACAGTTTCCAATTTGAATATTGATATGATAGGTCGTATTGACCCAAAACGTACCGAAGGCGAACGTAATTATATTTATTTAATTGGTTCAGACAAGTTGAGTACAGAATTGCACAATGTTTCCGAAGAAGTAAATAAAAAGTACACCAACATAGAACTAGATTACACATACAACGATGAAAACGATCCAAATCGTTATTACTATCGTTCAGATCATTATAACTTTGCGAAGAATGGTATTCCTGTCATTTTCTACTTTAACGGAACACACGACGATTATCACAAACCAACAGACACCGTAGAAAAAATCAATTATGATTTATTGACCAATCGCACACGTTTGGTATTCCATACTGCGTGGGAATTGGCAAACAGAGAACAACGCATTACCGTTGATAAAGCTACAGAAACAAAATAA
- a CDS encoding DUF3108 domain-containing protein, giving the protein MKKIVCLLIVTCLFQVAAHAQQLPFKDGEKLVFTASYKMSGFLTDLAQVNMETSQVKTSSNTLLHFKCRASTFKKYDFFFKIRDVYESYVTKSSLLPAMYKRDIQEGSYKKKMKYVYNQKKKLIKSEQIKRRRDGTDWIVNKNFSFSNGAMDVISTLYNVRNLPIDNASVGDAKTFKIIFDKEETPVTLRYVGKETVDAGNLGQKTCHKLQVITNGDFLKAATLWMTADANKVPVKVEFTIPIGSGMLQLTNASGLAN; this is encoded by the coding sequence ATGAAAAAGATTGTATGTCTTCTGATTGTGACTTGTCTGTTTCAAGTAGCAGCACACGCACAACAATTGCCTTTTAAGGACGGTGAAAAATTGGTTTTTACCGCATCCTACAAGATGTCAGGTTTTTTAACGGATTTGGCACAAGTAAATATGGAGACTTCACAAGTAAAAACATCTAGCAACACCTTATTACACTTTAAATGTCGCGCAAGCACTTTTAAAAAGTATGATTTTTTCTTTAAGATTCGTGATGTGTATGAATCGTATGTAACTAAATCTTCTTTGTTGCCTGCCATGTACAAAAGAGACATTCAAGAAGGAAGCTACAAGAAGAAAATGAAATATGTATACAATCAGAAGAAAAAACTCATTAAAAGTGAGCAAATTAAGCGTAGACGTGATGGAACTGATTGGATTGTAAATAAGAATTTTAGTTTTAGCAACGGTGCTATGGACGTAATTTCTACCTTGTATAATGTGCGTAATCTTCCTATTGATAATGCTTCTGTGGGAGATGCTAAAACGTTTAAAATTATTTTTGACAAAGAAGAAACGCCTGTAACCCTAAGATATGTTGGAAAGGAAACCGTAGATGCTGGAAACTTAGGACAAAAAACGTGTCACAAATTACAAGTGATTACCAATGGCGATTTTCTAAAAGCAGCAACGCTTTGGATGACGGCAGATGCTAATAAAGTTCCTGTCAAGGTTGAGTTTACCATCCCAATTGGAAGTGGTATGTTACAATTGACAAACGCTTCTGGGCTTGCAAACTAA
- a CDS encoding DUF423 domain-containing protein, whose amino-acid sequence MEKIILITAALYGALGIIFGAFGAHALKKTFSDDLLKSFETGVKYQLYHAIVLLVIGFQLSFTETLEKSAAWCLIFGTFLFSFSIYGLCLSSAKGKKLRFLGPITPLGGLLLVIGWILLGISFL is encoded by the coding sequence ATGGAAAAAATCATATTAATCACCGCGGCTTTGTATGGCGCATTGGGCATTATTTTTGGCGCGTTTGGCGCACATGCCTTGAAGAAAACATTTTCAGATGATTTACTAAAAAGCTTTGAAACTGGCGTAAAATATCAACTATATCACGCCATTGTGTTGCTAGTGATCGGATTTCAATTGTCCTTTACTGAAACACTAGAAAAAAGTGCCGCTTGGTGTTTGATTTTCGGAACGTTTTTGTTTTCTTTTAGTATTTACGGTTTGTGTTTGAGCAGCGCCAAAGGCAAGAAACTTCGCTTTTTAGGACCCATTACACCACTTGGCGGATTGCTGTTAGTCATCGGTTGGATTTTATTAGGCATTTCGTTTTTGTAA
- a CDS encoding heavy-metal-associated domain-containing protein: protein MKKGILLVAMIAGLAIVGCKGDAKAETKEETKTITKNSKGKELSMATFGVRGNCGMCKETIEKAAHSVKGVAKATWDVKKKSIEISYDEYVVNENVVHKAIAAAGYDTDKMEGDKEAYSNLPKCCQYSDEQLMNQE from the coding sequence ATGAAAAAAGGAATCTTATTAGTCGCAATGATCGCTGGTTTGGCAATTGTAGGTTGTAAAGGCGATGCTAAAGCAGAAACAAAGGAAGAAACAAAAACCATTACTAAAAATAGCAAAGGCAAAGAGTTATCGATGGCAACTTTTGGCGTGCGAGGAAATTGTGGGATGTGTAAAGAAACCATTGAAAAAGCTGCTCATAGTGTGAAAGGTGTTGCCAAAGCTACTTGGGATGTGAAGAAAAAGAGCATTGAAATTTCGTATGATGAATATGTTGTGAATGAAAATGTTGTTCACAAAGCGATTGCTGCTGCAGGCTATGATACCGATAAAATGGAAGGCGATAAAGAAGCCTATAGCAACTTGCCAAAATGTTGTCAGTATAGCGATGAGCAGTTGATGAATCAGGAGTAA